The proteins below are encoded in one region of Sulfolobus islandicus Y.N.15.51:
- a CDS encoding type II toxin-antitoxin system VapC family toxin encodes MSLNVKFIDSNVFIYALLKPKRSVDEKIVKMKEKAKEILTRIDNGEEKVLTTVVHISEIANVIESLSNLTTSIKVIENVINNENIIVKEVTVQDYTEAVKIANEENLSINDALAYVIMMKNGINEIYTFDEKHFRKLNVKIL; translated from the coding sequence ATGAGCTTAAACGTAAAGTTTATAGACTCTAACGTGTTCATATATGCATTACTGAAACCAAAACGTTCAGTTGATGAAAAAATTGTGAAAATGAAAGAGAAAGCAAAGGAAATATTGACGCGAATTGATAACGGGGAGGAAAAAGTTCTAACTACTGTAGTTCACATCTCTGAAATTGCTAACGTAATTGAGAGCTTATCTAACCTCACGACCTCAATTAAGGTTATCGAAAACGTGATTAACAACGAGAATATTATCGTTAAAGAAGTCACAGTGCAAGATTACACTGAAGCTGTTAAAATAGCCAATGAGGAAAACCTAAGCATTAATGATGCTCTGGCTTATGTTATAATGATGAAAAATGGTATCAACGAGATTTACACTTTTGATGAAAAACATTTTAGGAAATTGAATGTGAAGATTTTGTGA
- a CDS encoding winged helix-turn-helix transcriptional regulator, with protein MRVSKSNKPKEICPIVSAIAVIGSEPKLLTIRYLLEGPKRFNELQKLTLLSSKTLSKTLKELENYGIIERKIINSHPVIIVYELTDKGKELKRVFDELRKWGEKFTLSQITITNSIRVNENF; from the coding sequence ATGAGAGTTTCTAAATCTAATAAACCAAAGGAAATATGCCCAATAGTTTCCGCAATAGCTGTAATAGGAAGTGAACCAAAGCTGTTAACAATAAGGTATCTACTCGAAGGACCGAAACGATTTAATGAGCTTCAAAAGCTTACCTTGTTAAGCTCCAAAACCCTCTCAAAGACACTAAAAGAATTGGAAAATTACGGAATAATTGAGAGGAAAATTATAAACTCTCACCCGGTTATAATAGTTTATGAATTAACAGATAAAGGTAAGGAACTGAAGAGAGTATTCGATGAACTTAGAAAATGGGGAGAGAAATTTACTCTATCACAAATTACTATAACAAATAGCATTCGCGTAAACGAGAATTTTTAG
- a CDS encoding AbrB/MazE/SpoVT family DNA-binding domain-containing protein — MEKVVIKRVDIQGRIVIPKEWRNKFNTDEFILVLKDDRIELYPRVSNLTKLIDSINVEELPSDWHELKRKVYRL, encoded by the coding sequence ATGGAGAAAGTGGTAATAAAGAGAGTTGACATCCAAGGAAGGATAGTTATACCAAAAGAATGGAGGAACAAGTTTAACACTGACGAGTTCATCCTAGTTCTAAAAGACGATAGGATTGAGCTTTACCCCCGTGTTTCAAACTTAACAAAACTTATTGATAGCATTAATGTTGAAGAATTGCCAAGTGATTGGCATGAGCTTAAACGTAAAGTTTATAGACTCTAA
- a CDS encoding type II toxin-antitoxin system VapC family toxin, with translation MKRSTKQLKGKRVYIDTNIFIYVALKNPEFYDECYKVLEMLISNEFEGYGSDLVLFELFGSLAKINVNVAYEAVNSYLDLPIIILKLNRDTFGYAKEISELAEVNYDSLHAALVAQNEVEVVVTEDVNDWSKILKVWPKIKDKFSAKELTVISPTKGKLPI, from the coding sequence TTGAAGAGATCAACAAAGCAATTGAAAGGGAAACGGGTATATATTGATACTAATATCTTTATTTATGTAGCATTAAAAAACCCAGAGTTTTACGATGAGTGTTATAAAGTTTTGGAAATGCTTATATCTAACGAATTTGAGGGTTACGGCTCTGATCTTGTTTTATTTGAGCTATTCGGTAGCTTAGCTAAGATCAATGTTAATGTAGCGTATGAAGCGGTTAATTCGTATCTAGATCTTCCAATAATAATTCTTAAATTAAATAGGGATACGTTTGGTTATGCCAAGGAAATATCCGAGTTGGCTGAAGTCAATTACGATTCCCTACATGCTGCTCTAGTTGCACAAAATGAGGTTGAAGTAGTTGTTACAGAGGATGTAAATGATTGGAGTAAAATATTGAAAGTGTGGCCTAAAATTAAGGACAAATTTAGTGCTAAAGAACTGACTGTCATTTCACCTACAAAAGGTAAATTACCAATATGA